The Lutibacter sp. Hel_I_33_5 genome has a window encoding:
- the rocD gene encoding ornithine--oxo-acid transaminase, protein MAVLDQLTSQQAIDLENKYGAHNYHPLPVVLSRGEGVYVWDVEGKKYYDFLSAYSAVNQGHCHPKIVDAMVNQAKTLTLTSRAFYNDMLGTYEKFSTELFGFDKLLPMNTGAEAVETALKLCRKWAYEVKGIDENDAQIIVCENNFHGRTTTIISFSNDPVARKNFGPFTNGFIKIEYDNLKALEETLESDKNIAGFLVEPIQGEAGVYVPSEGYLSTAKALCEKHNVLFIADEVQTGIARTGKMLAVDHENVKPDILILGKALSGGAYPVSGVLANDNIMNVIKPGNHGSTFGGNPIAAAVAIAALEVVKEENLEENAEALGQIFRAELSVFAEENKLVKSVRGKGLLNAILINDTEESSTAWDICIKLRDNGLLAKPTHGNIIRFAPPLVMNEEQLRDCIAIIKKTISEF, encoded by the coding sequence ATGGCTGTTTTAGACCAATTAACTTCGCAACAAGCGATCGATTTAGAAAACAAGTATGGTGCGCACAATTACCATCCACTACCAGTAGTATTGAGTAGAGGAGAAGGCGTGTATGTATGGGATGTAGAAGGTAAAAAGTATTACGACTTTTTATCAGCTTACTCAGCAGTAAATCAAGGACATTGTCATCCTAAAATTGTGGATGCTATGGTAAACCAAGCAAAAACTTTAACATTAACGTCAAGAGCATTTTATAATGATATGCTTGGAACTTATGAAAAGTTTTCAACAGAACTTTTTGGTTTTGATAAGTTATTGCCAATGAATACAGGTGCAGAAGCAGTAGAAACGGCTTTGAAATTATGTAGAAAATGGGCATATGAAGTAAAAGGAATTGATGAAAATGATGCGCAAATTATTGTATGCGAAAATAATTTTCATGGACGTACTACAACTATTATATCATTTTCTAATGATCCAGTTGCACGTAAAAACTTTGGACCGTTTACAAATGGGTTCATTAAAATTGAATACGATAATTTAAAAGCATTAGAAGAAACATTAGAAAGCGATAAAAACATTGCAGGTTTCTTGGTGGAGCCAATTCAAGGAGAAGCAGGAGTGTATGTTCCTTCAGAAGGATATTTATCAACTGCAAAAGCATTATGTGAAAAACATAATGTACTTTTTATTGCTGATGAAGTTCAGACAGGGATTGCAAGAACTGGTAAAATGTTAGCGGTAGATCATGAAAATGTAAAACCAGACATTTTAATTTTAGGAAAAGCATTAAGTGGTGGAGCCTATCCAGTTTCTGGAGTATTAGCTAATGATAACATCATGAATGTAATTAAACCTGGAAATCATGGTTCAACATTTGGAGGAAATCCAATTGCAGCTGCCGTTGCAATTGCAGCTTTAGAAGTTGTAAAAGAAGAAAATTTAGAAGAAAACGCAGAAGCTTTAGGACAAATATTTAGAGCTGAATTATCTGTTTTTGCTGAAGAAAATAAATTAGTGAAATCTGTTAGAGGTAAAGGGTTGTTAAATGCAATCTTAATTAACGATACTGAAGAAAGTTCTACGGCTTGGGATATTTGTATTAAACTAAGAGATAACGGTTTATTAGCAAAACCAACTCATGGAAATATCATTCGTTTTGCACCACCTTTGGTAATGAATGAAGAGCAACTTAGAGATTGTATTGCTATTATAAAGAAAACAATTTCTGAATTTTAA
- a CDS encoding PLP-dependent cysteine synthase family protein gives MTRNQEISHNILELVGQTPLVKLQTITKDLKGVYYAKLESFNPGHSSKDRIALHIIENAEKKGILKKGDTIVETTSGNTGFSLAMIAIVKGYKCILAVSDKTSQDKIDMLKVMGAEVHICPAHVAADDANSYYETAKRIHLETPNSIYINQYFNELNIEAHYVSTGPEIWKQTKGKVTHVVVASGTGGTISGVGKYLKEQNKQIKILGVDAVGSVLKKYHETGEFDVNEICPYKIEGLGKTLIPTATDFDIIDVYEKVTDKDAAFKARDIVKLEGIFPGYTSGAVMQATQQYADKDYFTKDSVVVVIFPDHGSRYMNKIYSDNWMKEQGFL, from the coding sequence ATGACAAGAAATCAGGAGATTAGCCATAATATTTTAGAATTAGTAGGTCAAACACCCTTAGTAAAACTTCAAACGATTACTAAAGATTTAAAAGGTGTGTATTACGCTAAACTAGAATCATTTAATCCAGGTCATTCATCAAAAGACAGAATTGCACTTCATATTATTGAAAACGCCGAGAAAAAAGGAATCCTTAAAAAAGGCGACACCATTGTAGAAACTACTTCAGGAAATACAGGTTTTTCATTAGCAATGATTGCCATTGTAAAAGGGTATAAATGTATTTTGGCGGTAAGTGATAAAACATCCCAAGATAAAATTGATATGCTAAAAGTGATGGGAGCGGAGGTACATATTTGTCCAGCGCATGTAGCTGCAGATGATGCTAATTCCTATTATGAAACTGCAAAACGAATTCACTTAGAAACACCAAATTCGATTTATATTAATCAGTATTTTAATGAGTTAAATATTGAAGCACATTATGTTTCTACTGGGCCAGAAATTTGGAAACAAACTAAAGGTAAAGTAACGCATGTAGTTGTTGCAAGTGGAACAGGAGGAACTATTTCTGGAGTTGGTAAATACTTAAAGGAACAAAATAAGCAGATAAAAATTTTAGGCGTTGATGCTGTTGGTTCTGTGTTAAAAAAATATCATGAAACAGGTGAATTTGATGTCAATGAAATCTGTCCTTATAAAATTGAAGGTTTAGGGAAAACCTTAATTCCTACCGCTACAGATTTTGATATTATTGATGTCTATGAAAAAGTAACTGATAAAGATGCTGCATTTAAAGCCCGAGACATTGTAAAATTAGAAGGTATTTTTCCTGGATATACTTCTGGTGCTGTTATGCAAGCTACGCAGCAGTATGCAGATAAAGACTATTTTACTAAAGATAGTGTAGTGGTTGTTATTTTTCCAGATCATGGTTCTCGTTATATGAATAAAATATATTCTGATAACTGGATGAAAGAACAGGGGTTTCTATAA
- a CDS encoding RNA polymerase sigma factor encodes MKPNNKFSDKELILKYKSGDKLAVSLLVKKWHLHFCRLAFWYVKDADVAKDVAQESWTIILNKISTLEQPEKFKPWAISIVNRKAIDFLRKEKSNQNKLEKYYSENTQRNRGEGNDDGELNQYHKKIREEINKLSNHHQQVITLFYREEYTLKEISEILDISVGTAKSRLFHAREKLKSILKKYNHE; translated from the coding sequence ATGAAACCAAACAACAAGTTTTCTGATAAAGAACTGATTCTAAAATATAAATCGGGTGATAAACTTGCCGTTTCTTTATTGGTAAAAAAGTGGCACCTACATTTTTGTAGATTGGCTTTTTGGTATGTAAAAGATGCAGATGTTGCTAAAGATGTTGCACAAGAAAGTTGGACGATTATTCTTAATAAGATATCAACATTAGAGCAACCTGAAAAATTTAAACCGTGGGCTATCAGTATTGTTAATAGAAAAGCTATTGATTTTCTTAGGAAAGAAAAAAGTAATCAAAACAAACTTGAAAAATATTATTCAGAAAATACACAAAGGAATAGAGGAGAAGGAAATGATGATGGTGAGCTGAATCAATATCATAAAAAAATACGAGAAGAAATTAATAAGTTATCAAATCATCATCAGCAAGTAATAACCTTGTTTTATAGAGAGGAATATACATTAAAGGAAATAAGTGAAATACTAGACATATCTGTTGGAACAGCAAAATCGAGACTCTTTCATGCGAGAGAAAAATTAAAATCAATATTAAAAAAATACAACCATGAATAA
- a CDS encoding DUF2752 domain-containing protein: MFLGLEEYMIPCINKQLFGFDCPGCGIQRALLFLIKGEFVAAFKMYPAIYTLITFAGFVLINMKIKFKYAQKIILYLTIINIIIILTNYIIKLNS, encoded by the coding sequence ATGTTTTTAGGGTTAGAAGAATATATGATTCCTTGCATAAACAAGCAACTCTTTGGGTTTGACTGCCCTGGTTGTGGAATTCAACGTGCGCTTCTTTTTCTAATAAAAGGCGAATTTGTTGCTGCCTTTAAAATGTATCCAGCTATTTATACACTTATAACTTTTGCTGGTTTTGTCTTAATAAATATGAAGATAAAGTTTAAATACGCTCAGAAGATTATTTTATACCTAACCATCATAAACATCATTATCATCTTAACAAATTATATCATTAAATTAAATTCTTAA
- a CDS encoding mechanosensitive ion channel, translating to MDQLLQTYNQITGSFGPLISAILIIILGWFIANLFKRLTRKLANKSGLNKTLSSSKLNLGELLGKLIYFLVMIFAFILALEKLGMTSVLEPVKNLLNGFTSFIPNIVGAGLVGYIGYMLATIVSELVGLSGETIQKFAPKLRLPENINLVTILKKVVFIFIFIPLLIAALNILSISSVSEPATDMLQSFFEAIPKILVATIIMIVFVVGGKFLSGFIKDLLDSLNLNEVIKSANLSSFVGKANVEKLIANIVYAFIILFGLMTAIDKLEFSKLSEIMNTVVNLSGNILFGLIILAIGNWVATIAANNFMKSGDNKFVASIIKIAIIAVFLAIGLQRMGIADDIINLAFGITLGAVALTVVLSFGLGGRAAAGKQMEKILDRFNKK from the coding sequence ATGGATCAATTATTACAAACTTACAATCAAATTACAGGATCTTTTGGTCCTTTAATCTCAGCAATATTAATTATTATTTTAGGATGGTTTATTGCAAACTTGTTCAAAAGATTAACAAGAAAATTAGCGAATAAATCTGGCTTAAACAAAACATTAAGCAGCAGTAAATTAAACTTAGGAGAGTTATTAGGAAAACTTATTTACTTCTTAGTAATGATTTTTGCTTTCATTCTAGCTTTAGAAAAATTAGGAATGACGAGTGTTTTAGAACCTGTAAAAAACCTATTAAATGGTTTTACTAGTTTTATTCCAAACATTGTTGGTGCTGGTTTAGTTGGATACATTGGCTATATGCTTGCAACTATAGTTTCTGAACTAGTTGGTTTATCAGGAGAGACCATTCAGAAATTTGCTCCAAAATTACGATTACCAGAAAACATCAATTTAGTTACAATTTTAAAGAAAGTTGTTTTCATATTTATCTTTATTCCTTTATTAATTGCAGCCTTAAACATCTTAAGTATTAGTTCTGTTTCAGAACCTGCAACTGATATGTTACAAAGTTTCTTTGAAGCAATTCCAAAAATATTAGTAGCAACAATTATTATGATTGTATTTGTGGTTGGAGGTAAATTCTTAAGCGGATTTATTAAGGACTTATTAGATAGCTTAAACTTAAACGAAGTAATAAAAAGTGCTAACTTATCTTCTTTTGTTGGTAAAGCAAATGTAGAAAAGCTAATTGCGAATATCGTTTATGCTTTTATTATTCTTTTTGGATTGATGACTGCCATCGACAAATTAGAATTCTCTAAACTTTCTGAAATTATGAATACTGTAGTTAATCTTTCTGGAAACATATTATTCGGATTGATAATTTTAGCTATCGGAAATTGGGTTGCAACTATTGCAGCGAATAACTTTATGAAAAGTGGCGACAACAAATTTGTTGCAAGTATTATAAAAATAGCAATCATCGCTGTGTTTCTAGCAATAGGATTACAACGAATGGGTATTGCAGATGATATTATTAACCTAGCGTTTGGTATTACATTAGGTGCAGTTGCATTAACAGTAGTTTTATCTTTCGGATTAGGCGGAAGAGCCGCAGCTGGAAAACAAATGGAAAAAATACTAGATAGGTTTAATAAAAAGTAA
- a CDS encoding CCC motif membrane protein, which yields MKQKLQYSVLIYVLAILGLLLCCCAGFGFIPSGIAYYIAKTELKKYHLNPDEYDNQDSIYTGKIIALVILIINLIYLLVIIYRFYTIGWDTFMEQYIEMQEQLS from the coding sequence ATGAAACAAAAATTACAATATTCTGTTCTTATTTATGTTTTAGCTATTCTTGGATTATTACTTTGTTGTTGTGCAGGATTTGGTTTTATCCCTTCTGGAATTGCTTACTATATTGCTAAAACGGAATTAAAAAAGTATCATTTAAATCCTGATGAGTATGATAATCAAGATAGTATTTATACTGGTAAAATAATTGCATTGGTAATATTAATAATTAATTTGATTTATTTACTAGTAATAATTTATAGATTCTACACCATAGGATGGGATACTTTTATGGAACAATACATAGAAATGCAAGAACAATTAAGTTAA
- a CDS encoding DUF6452 family protein codes for MRKLILLVVLTLIFAISCEKDDICTSNPITPKLVLRFYDATTPTSLKDVAGLYVWAEGKDSLFINDTKDSISLPLNSQSNQTVYHLSKGTDTGTITIDYTPETDFVSRSCGFRVIFNNVTLTENNTWITDLSTTSLETINNQTTAHVQVFH; via the coding sequence ATGAGAAAACTAATTTTACTTGTCGTCTTAACGTTAATTTTTGCTATTTCTTGCGAGAAAGATGATATCTGTACTTCAAATCCTATAACACCAAAACTTGTATTGCGCTTTTATGATGCTACTACTCCAACTTCTTTAAAAGATGTTGCTGGTTTATACGTTTGGGCAGAAGGAAAAGATAGTCTGTTTATAAATGACACCAAAGATTCAATTTCCCTGCCATTAAATAGTCAATCAAATCAAACAGTTTATCACCTATCTAAAGGAACAGATACTGGAACTATTACCATAGATTATACACCAGAAACTGATTTTGTTTCTCGCTCTTGCGGATTTAGAGTTATATTCAACAACGTCACCTTAACAGAAAATAATACTTGGATTACAGATTTATCGACTACATCATTAGAAACTATTAACAATCAAACAACTGCACATGTACAAGTATTTCATTAG
- a CDS encoding four helix bundle protein, protein MKTYSFEKLLVWQESIILVKKIYSITKEYPSEEKFGLISQLRRCSVSVASNLAEGTSRKTNKDKARFTTISFSSAMELLNQLIISKELNFISENDYILLREKIEKITNMLNSLRNTQINA, encoded by the coding sequence ATGAAAACATATTCATTCGAAAAACTATTGGTTTGGCAAGAATCTATCATTTTGGTTAAAAAAATCTACAGCATCACAAAAGAATATCCCTCCGAGGAAAAATTTGGGTTAATAAGTCAATTAAGAAGATGTTCGGTTTCTGTTGCCTCAAACCTTGCGGAAGGAACTTCAAGAAAAACCAATAAGGATAAAGCTCGGTTTACAACTATTTCTTTTAGCTCTGCAATGGAATTGTTAAATCAACTTATAATTTCAAAAGAATTAAACTTTATTTCTGAAAATGATTATATATTGCTCCGAGAAAAAATAGAGAAAATAACCAATATGTTAAATTCACTTCGAAATACGCAAATAAACGCATAA
- a CDS encoding OmpA family protein produces MKKTTFYGVAILFLAGSIFTSCKSKKNVVSTNKSEIVKTLDNVIGGDTGDYIGDIMDKQAKEIRKALPGSKVERIGEGIILTMGENAVGFDSDEATFTMTAKDNLNKLVPIFKKYINTNIVIYGYADSTGTENHNQKLSANRASSVKSYLTQNSINYNRIKTKGLGTKDPIASNETLEGRSKNRRVEFAIFANKEMMKNARKATN; encoded by the coding sequence ATGAAAAAAACAACATTTTATGGCGTAGCAATTTTATTTTTAGCTGGAAGTATTTTTACATCGTGTAAGTCCAAAAAAAATGTAGTATCAACTAATAAATCTGAAATAGTAAAAACCTTAGATAATGTTATTGGAGGTGATACTGGCGATTATATTGGTGATATAATGGATAAGCAAGCCAAAGAAATTAGAAAAGCACTTCCAGGTTCTAAAGTAGAAAGAATTGGTGAAGGTATTATACTAACAATGGGGGAAAATGCAGTTGGTTTCGATTCTGATGAAGCTACTTTTACTATGACAGCAAAAGACAACTTAAATAAATTAGTGCCTATTTTCAAAAAATACATCAATACTAATATTGTGATTTATGGTTATGCTGATAGTACAGGTACTGAGAATCATAATCAAAAACTTTCTGCTAATAGAGCTAGTTCTGTAAAAAGTTACTTAACACAAAATAGTATTAATTATAACCGAATTAAAACAAAAGGTTTAGGTACAAAAGACCCTATTGCTTCTAACGAAACTCTTGAAGGAAGAAGCAAAAATAGGCGTGTAGAATTTGCAATTTTCGCCAATAAAGAAATGATGAAAAATGCTAGAAAAGCCACTAATTAA
- a CDS encoding S9 family peptidase: MKKILLTTAVFSLIFATSCKKETKIMKSTDGKAPIAEKQPKELEIHGDKRIDNYFWMRLTDEQKNAKEKDAQTQKVYDYLTEENTYFEEVTGFTKDFQEELFQEMKGRIKEDDASVPYKSNGYFYITSYKKGNQYPIFSRKKGNLDAEEEVMFNVNDEAKGHDYFQLGGLSVSPNNKLVSFATDTVSRRQYVLRIKNLETGEIYKDEIKNTTGGSTWANDNKTIFYTKKDPLTLRSSKIFKHVIGTPASEDVEVYHEKDDTFGTFVYKTKSKKFLVIGSYHTVMSEYRVLEADNPNGEFRMIQPRERNLEYDISHYGDHFYIKTNKDGATNFKLMKTPENKTSKENWVDVIPHRDDTLLEDVSIFKDYLVIEERNEGLNKVRIKSWDNKGDYYLPFDEETYAAGVYSSFDFDTNIIRYSYTSLTTPNSVIDFNMADKSKEIKKEQEVLGGKFDKKNYLSKRVWAPTRDGKKVAVSMVYHKDTEINEDTPLLQYAYGSYGSTVSDRFSTTRLSLLDRGFVYAIAHIRGSQYLGRQWYEDGKMLNKKNTFNDFVDCSKYLINNKYSSAKHLYAMGGSAGGLLMGAIVNMNPELYNGIIAAVPFVDVISTMLDESIPLTTGEFDEWGNPKDKEYYDYIKSYSPYDQVEAKAYPNMLITTGLHDSQVQYWEPAKWIAKLRELKTDNNLLFLHTNMEAGHGGASGRFNALKETAREYTFFLALENKIDKILVKP; this comes from the coding sequence ATGAAAAAAATATTGCTTACAACTGCAGTTTTTAGCCTTATTTTTGCAACTTCTTGTAAAAAAGAGACTAAGATTATGAAAAGTACCGATGGAAAAGCTCCGATAGCAGAAAAACAACCAAAAGAATTAGAAATTCACGGAGATAAAAGAATAGATAATTATTTCTGGATGCGTTTAACAGATGAGCAGAAAAACGCTAAAGAAAAAGATGCACAAACTCAAAAAGTGTATGATTATCTTACAGAAGAAAATACGTATTTTGAAGAGGTAACAGGTTTTACAAAAGATTTTCAAGAAGAATTGTTTCAAGAAATGAAAGGTAGAATTAAAGAAGATGATGCTTCTGTGCCTTATAAAAGTAACGGGTATTTTTATATCACTAGCTATAAGAAAGGAAACCAATATCCAATTTTTAGTAGAAAGAAAGGTAATTTAGATGCTGAAGAAGAAGTAATGTTTAATGTGAATGATGAGGCTAAAGGACATGATTATTTTCAATTAGGCGGATTATCAGTTTCTCCAAATAACAAATTAGTTTCATTTGCTACAGATACGGTAAGTAGAAGACAATATGTTTTGAGAATTAAAAATCTTGAGACTGGAGAAATCTATAAAGATGAAATAAAGAATACTACAGGAGGTTCTACTTGGGCAAATGATAATAAAACTATTTTTTATACTAAGAAAGATCCATTAACTTTAAGAAGTTCAAAAATATTTAAACATGTTATTGGAACACCAGCTTCAGAAGATGTAGAAGTTTATCATGAAAAAGATGATACATTCGGGACATTTGTTTATAAAACAAAATCTAAAAAATTCTTAGTAATTGGATCGTATCATACAGTAATGTCTGAATATCGTGTTTTAGAGGCAGACAATCCTAACGGAGAATTTAGAATGATTCAGCCAAGAGAGCGTAATTTAGAATATGATATTTCTCATTATGGAGATCATTTTTACATCAAAACAAATAAAGATGGAGCTACTAACTTTAAGTTGATGAAAACTCCAGAAAATAAAACATCAAAAGAAAACTGGGTAGATGTAATTCCGCATAGAGACGATACCTTATTGGAAGATGTTTCAATTTTTAAAGACTATTTGGTCATAGAAGAAAGAAACGAAGGTTTAAATAAAGTAAGAATTAAGAGTTGGGATAATAAAGGAGATTATTATTTGCCATTCGATGAAGAAACTTATGCTGCTGGTGTGTATTCTAGTTTTGATTTCGATACTAATATTATTCGTTATTCTTATACTTCATTAACAACACCAAATTCTGTAATTGATTTTAACATGGCAGATAAGTCAAAAGAAATCAAAAAAGAGCAAGAAGTTTTAGGAGGGAAATTTGATAAGAAAAATTATCTAAGTAAGCGTGTTTGGGCACCAACAAGAGATGGGAAAAAAGTAGCCGTATCGATGGTATATCATAAAGATACTGAGATTAATGAAGACACACCGTTATTGCAATATGCCTATGGTTCTTATGGTTCTACAGTGTCAGATAGATTTAGTACAACACGTTTAAGTTTATTAGATAGAGGTTTTGTCTATGCAATTGCGCATATTAGAGGAAGTCAATATTTAGGACGTCAATGGTATGAAGATGGTAAAATGCTAAACAAGAAAAATACATTTAACGACTTTGTAGATTGTTCTAAATACCTAATTAATAATAAATACTCATCTGCAAAACATTTATATGCAATGGGAGGTTCTGCTGGTGGATTATTAATGGGTGCTATTGTAAATATGAATCCAGAATTATATAATGGAATTATTGCTGCGGTTCCTTTTGTTGATGTAATTTCTACGATGTTAGACGAAAGTATTCCATTAACTACTGGAGAATTTGATGAGTGGGGAAATCCTAAAGACAAAGAATATTACGATTATATTAAATCATATTCACCATACGATCAAGTAGAAGCGAAAGCATATCCAAATATGTTAATCACAACAGGTTTACACGATTCTCAAGTTCAATATTGGGAACCAGCAAAATGGATAGCTAAATTACGTGAGTTAAAAACAGACAATAACTTATTGTTTTTACATACAAACATGGAAGCAGGGCATGGCGGAGCTTCAGGAAGATTTAATGCATTAAAAGAAACAGCGAGAGAATATACGTTCTTCTTAGCATTAGAGAATAAAATTGATAAGATTTTAGTAAAACCTTAA
- a CDS encoding DUF6768 family protein produces the protein MNKLEDIDALIKETLTQEEAKFYDELDEQNIFQMIFGIFSGKNKWILIVMSIVQVLWFVLFIYCAIQFFNTDETNELIRWGIFGSLSIMGSSMLKFYTWMQMDKKALLREIKRLELLVLSSKK, from the coding sequence ATGAATAAATTAGAAGACATTGATGCATTAATAAAAGAAACCTTAACGCAAGAGGAAGCTAAATTTTATGATGAATTAGACGAGCAAAACATTTTTCAAATGATATTTGGAATCTTTTCAGGAAAAAATAAATGGATACTTATTGTTATGAGTATTGTACAAGTTCTGTGGTTTGTACTATTTATTTATTGCGCGATTCAATTTTTTAATACTGATGAAACTAATGAGTTAATTCGCTGGGGAATATTTGGTAGTTTAAGTATCATGGGTTCGTCTATGTTAAAGTTTTATACGTGGATGCAAATGGATAAGAAAGCGTTGTTGAGGGAAATTAAGCGCTTAGAATTATTAGTTTTATCATCTAAGAAGTAA
- the rlmD gene encoding 23S rRNA (uracil(1939)-C(5))-methyltransferase RlmD, whose amino-acid sequence MPRRERNKFVKKNQVLELKIEDYAFGGKGIARIHSDEGSFVVFVPNTLPGQLVKAQISKSSKKYAEAKLIDVLEPSENEIEVPYQDIPGAPYIQLPIDLQHQYKKESTLSLFKRIGKVENIEDLFDEFITSPNVFHYRNKMEYGFSAIGYDRINKTDADFFTLGFKRRGVWWMGDNLDKDSGLFDKQLEDNLKNIRQYCEDTGLAPWHGPRKEGFFRYFVVRKSFKTDELLCNLVTTSPELDQFDLQKFAAFLKDILGNRLAGLLHTINDETGDRTIATSGSIDLVYGKDKIVEELLGLNFEISMKSFFQTNPKSAEKLYNKVIDYALENKEAIDNTVVMDLFCGTGTIGQILASRSENAKIIGVDIVASAIEDAKENAKRNNIEGLQFFAADVGKFLNQHPEYKNKIRTIILDPARAGIAPKTLKKIIDINADRMVYVSCNPATQARDTELLREAGYKLKKISLVDQFPHTSHIETVVLFEK is encoded by the coding sequence ATGCCACGTAGAGAACGAAACAAATTTGTAAAGAAGAATCAAGTTTTAGAATTAAAAATTGAAGATTATGCCTTTGGTGGAAAAGGAATTGCAAGAATTCATTCTGATGAGGGTAGCTTTGTTGTTTTTGTTCCTAATACGTTGCCTGGACAATTGGTAAAAGCACAGATTAGTAAATCTAGCAAAAAATACGCTGAAGCTAAGTTAATTGACGTTTTAGAGCCTTCTGAGAATGAAATTGAAGTTCCCTATCAAGATATTCCTGGAGCGCCTTATATTCAGTTACCAATCGATTTACAACATCAGTATAAAAAAGAAAGTACTTTATCACTTTTTAAACGTATTGGAAAAGTAGAAAACATAGAAGATCTGTTTGATGAATTTATTACATCACCTAATGTATTTCATTACCGAAATAAAATGGAATATGGCTTTTCTGCAATTGGATATGATAGAATTAATAAAACAGATGCCGATTTTTTCACTCTAGGTTTTAAAAGACGTGGTGTTTGGTGGATGGGTGATAATTTGGATAAAGATTCTGGTTTGTTTGACAAACAGTTAGAAGATAATTTAAAAAACATAAGACAGTATTGTGAAGATACTGGTTTAGCGCCTTGGCATGGACCAAGAAAAGAAGGATTCTTTAGATATTTTGTAGTTAGAAAATCGTTTAAAACGGATGAACTCTTATGTAATTTAGTAACCACATCACCAGAATTAGATCAGTTCGATTTACAAAAATTTGCAGCTTTCTTAAAAGATATTTTAGGCAATCGTTTAGCTGGTTTATTACATACTATAAATGACGAAACTGGCGATAGAACCATTGCAACTTCTGGCAGCATAGATTTGGTCTACGGAAAAGATAAAATAGTTGAAGAACTATTAGGTTTAAATTTCGAAATTAGCATGAAAAGCTTCTTTCAAACCAATCCTAAATCCGCAGAAAAACTATATAATAAAGTTATAGACTACGCATTAGAAAACAAAGAGGCAATTGATAATACTGTGGTAATGGACTTGTTTTGTGGTACGGGAACTATAGGGCAAATTCTTGCATCAAGAAGTGAAAATGCAAAAATTATTGGTGTTGATATTGTTGCTTCGGCTATTGAAGATGCTAAAGAAAACGCAAAAAGAAATAATATAGAAGGATTACAGTTTTTTGCTGCTGATGTTGGTAAGTTTCTAAATCAACATCCAGAATATAAAAACAAAATTAGAACCATAATTTTAGACCCTGCTAGAGCTGGAATTGCGCCGAAAACTTTAAAAAAGATTATCGATATAAATGCAGATAGAATGGTCTATGTTTCTTGTAATCCTGCAACTCAAGCTAGAGATACGGAGCTATTAAGAGAAGCTGGCTATAAACTTAAAAAAATTAGTTTGGTAGATCAATTTCCACATACAAGCCATATAGAAACTGTGGTATTGTTTGAGAAATAA